A single window of bacterium DNA harbors:
- the nadD gene encoding nicotinate-nucleotide adenylyltransferase, with product MIRLGLQGGTFDPIHFGHLRLAEEARQTFGLDKIIFIPARISPLKRDEHPVDVEERVLMTKLAIAGNPFYELSRIEVDREGPSFTVDTLQALHALHPHSELFFMMGADAAIQLPNWREPETILKLAKVVVSRRPGVSRVDLERQLPKSYLSQIEWLDMLPIDISSSAIREMVSAGRSIRYLTSDTVVQYISERGLYLGENSNDNSR from the coding sequence ATGATTCGGTTGGGATTGCAGGGAGGAACATTTGATCCCATCCACTTTGGTCACCTGCGCTTAGCTGAGGAAGCTCGTCAAACCTTTGGATTAGACAAGATCATTTTCATTCCTGCCCGCATCTCTCCACTTAAACGGGATGAGCATCCGGTCGATGTGGAAGAGCGAGTCCTTATGACTAAATTGGCGATAGCGGGTAATCCTTTCTATGAATTATCCCGCATCGAAGTTGACCGAGAAGGTCCTTCCTTTACGGTTGATACCTTGCAAGCGCTTCATGCGCTTCATCCACACTCAGAGTTATTTTTTATGATGGGAGCCGATGCGGCGATACAGCTTCCGAACTGGCGCGAGCCGGAAACGATATTGAAATTAGCTAAAGTGGTTGTGAGTAGGCGTCCGGGTGTGAGTAGGGTTGACCTCGAACGACAACTACCGAAAAGCTATCTATCACAAATAGAATGGCTGGATATGCTGCCAATCGATATCTCAAGCAGCGCGATAAGGGAAATGGTGAGCGCTGGGCGCTCAATAAGGTATCTAACATCCGACACGGTCGTCCAATATATTAGTGAGCGAGGGCTCTATCTAGGAGAAAATTCGAATGACAACAGCAGATAA
- the cgtA gene encoding Obg family GTPase CgtA, with the protein MLKTLPLAVDTEEAIEVITAKRTVASQWSVKEVEPHVFLVEGKGIERMVAMTDMSNEEAVLYLHKRLDKLGVIEALSNAGIGEGDTVRIGGTEFNFVEGL; encoded by the coding sequence ATGCTCAAGACACTACCGCTTGCTGTTGATACGGAAGAAGCGATTGAAGTAATAACCGCAAAGCGTACCGTCGCCAGTCAATGGAGCGTGAAAGAGGTAGAACCTCATGTCTTTCTGGTTGAAGGCAAAGGTATCGAGCGGATGGTGGCAATGACTGATATGTCAAACGAAGAAGCCGTCTTGTATTTACACAAAAGGCTTGATAAACTAGGGGTTATCGAAGCGCTTTCAAATGCAGGTATCGGAGAAGGGGACACGGTGCGTATCGGTGGGACTGAGTTCAATTTTGTGGAGGGGTTATGA
- the rsfS gene encoding ribosome silencing factor, protein MTTADKLQGIITAAEEGKAELIETIDIQEKTHLADYFVLCSGNSDVHIRAISDRIQDALGDTGIKSKRIEGYTQAVWILLDYGDVVVHIMREEERERYKLEELWKSTPKLEQKRSEEEAG, encoded by the coding sequence ATGACAACAGCAGATAAGTTGCAAGGAATAATAACTGCAGCAGAGGAAGGCAAAGCCGAACTCATCGAGACAATCGATATTCAAGAAAAAACACATTTAGCGGACTATTTTGTGTTGTGCAGCGGCAACTCCGATGTACACATCAGGGCAATTTCCGACCGTATACAAGATGCCTTGGGTGATACCGGTATAAAAAGCAAACGCATTGAAGGCTATACTCAAGCCGTGTGGATATTGCTTGACTATGGGGATGTTGTGGTGCACATTATGCGCGAAGAAGAGCGCGAACGTTATAAGTTAGAAGAATTATGGAAGAGCACACCTAAATTAGAACAAAAGCGATCGGAGGAGGAGGCTGGTTAG